One part of the Mariniflexile litorale genome encodes these proteins:
- a CDS encoding TolC family protein, translating to MKQLLIILLLLIGLPNVAQQSISLEECYILVTENYPLAKQAKLLDTQNKLDLEVISTSKLPQLSLDAQATYQSDVIEFPLAISGIEPLNKDQYRATVSVNQLIYNGGATDASLDLKSAQLKTKQKQIEVSLYQLKQQINQLYFSVLLTQESQLLLKAKQSQLKAKLGEVQSGIKYGVILPTSDKVLEAELLKINQQFNELESNKAMLIETLSSLISQPLHASTTFQKPLLEIRLQTEIVRPELELFQFKKEEIENSVSLLSKQNTPKLLGFATGGYGNPGLNMLDNSFQTFYTVGVKVNWTVFDWNANKKQRASLAISKDFVENETEIFRLNTNIALNQQQKEIDKIEAFITSDLEIINLRKEVLKSADSQLKNGVITSSAYITELTNLYEDENTMVKHNIQLQLAKANYNVIKGQ from the coding sequence ATGAAACAATTATTAATCATTTTATTACTCTTAATTGGGCTGCCAAATGTTGCACAACAGAGTATCTCTTTAGAAGAATGCTACATTTTGGTGACAGAAAATTATCCATTAGCAAAACAGGCAAAACTTTTAGATACGCAAAATAAATTGGATTTAGAAGTTATTTCTACTTCAAAATTACCACAGCTAAGTTTAGATGCGCAAGCCACCTATCAATCGGATGTAATAGAATTCCCTTTAGCAATTTCAGGAATCGAACCATTAAACAAGGACCAATATCGTGCTACAGTTTCTGTAAATCAACTCATTTATAATGGAGGCGCAACAGATGCGTCTTTAGATTTAAAATCCGCCCAATTAAAAACGAAACAAAAACAAATAGAAGTCAGTTTATACCAACTAAAACAACAAATTAATCAACTTTATTTTTCTGTTTTATTAACGCAAGAATCTCAGTTATTATTAAAAGCTAAACAGAGCCAATTAAAAGCGAAACTTGGGGAAGTACAATCAGGAATTAAGTATGGTGTTATTTTACCAACTTCTGACAAGGTTTTAGAAGCTGAATTATTAAAAATAAACCAACAATTTAACGAATTAGAAAGCAATAAAGCAATGCTTATTGAAACATTATCTAGTTTAATAAGTCAACCATTACATGCTTCAACAACATTTCAAAAGCCACTTTTAGAAATACGATTGCAAACAGAAATAGTAAGACCAGAATTAGAATTGTTTCAATTTAAAAAAGAAGAAATTGAAAATTCAGTAAGCCTTTTATCAAAACAAAATACACCCAAATTACTTGGTTTTGCAACAGGTGGTTACGGAAATCCAGGATTAAATATGTTGGATAATTCGTTTCAAACATTTTATACCGTTGGTGTTAAAGTAAATTGGACTGTTTTCGATTGGAATGCTAACAAAAAGCAAAGAGCATCTTTAGCTATCAGTAAAGATTTTGTAGAAAATGAAACCGAAATTTTTAGACTCAATACTAACATTGCGCTAAATCAACAACAAAAAGAAATCGATAAAATTGAAGCATTTATTACTTCAGATTTAGAAATAATTAACCTTAGAAAAGAGGTTTTGAAATCGGCAGATTCGCAACTTAAAAATGGTGTGATTACGTCTTCGGCATACATCACAGAGCTTACTAATTTATACGAAGATGAAAATACCATGGTAAAGCATAACATTCAGTTACAATTGGCAAAAGCAAATTACAATGTCATTAAAGGACAATAA
- a CDS encoding TetR/AcrR family transcriptional regulator, with protein MKKIKDETTEEQILDAAKNVFQSKGMDGARMQEIANKAGINKAMLHYYYRSKQLLFEAVFKSAFSLLAPQLNAVLNDDASIENKVRNFTSNYISFIAKHPYLPNFVIQELNRNPEFIIKLKENPNFLNLDKFKVQVEDEVEKGIIKPISAEQLFINIMALNIFPFVAKPLLMAFTNTDDDAYKQLIEDRKTEVADFIINSIKHK; from the coding sequence ATGAAAAAAATAAAAGACGAAACCACCGAAGAACAAATATTAGACGCAGCAAAAAATGTATTTCAATCTAAAGGAATGGATGGCGCACGTATGCAAGAAATTGCTAATAAAGCAGGAATTAACAAGGCAATGCTGCATTATTACTACAGAAGTAAGCAATTACTATTTGAAGCTGTTTTTAAAAGCGCATTTTCATTATTAGCACCTCAATTAAATGCGGTTTTAAATGATGATGCGTCTATTGAAAACAAGGTTAGAAACTTTACTTCAAACTATATTTCGTTTATAGCTAAGCATCCTTATTTACCAAATTTCGTCATTCAAGAACTCAATAGAAATCCTGAGTTTATTATAAAGTTGAAAGAAAATCCAAACTTTTTAAACCTTGATAAATTCAAAGTTCAAGTAGAAGATGAAGTGGAGAAAGGCATTATAAAACCGATTAGTGCAGAACAATTATTCATCAATATTATGGCATTAAATATTTTTCCATTTGTAGCAAAACCGTTGCTTATGGCATTTACAAATACAGATGACGACGCCTACAAACAACTGATAGAAGACCGCAAAACAGAAGTTGCCGACTTTATTATTAATTCTATAAAGCACAAATAA